One part of the Parabacteroides distasonis ATCC 8503 genome encodes these proteins:
- a CDS encoding acyltransferase family protein, which produces MPLFMALSGLFARRAYQGSFKDFLVKRGRQVLLPCSLWSLIIYIVLAFLDGDIHIHGIRSFAVNTLWFLKSVFVCGLLGFVAFKLQGKRVLWVTFSLLLSQVTLVWNVFIMYPCFFFGIGVFSYLSEIMRFKGWALTISGLLFVASSLYVAFTPDFWVRNQEICEALFSGTLSLTENALFLLEVIFKRYFQLFIGLSGSLFFITLFIGCALMRTMPVPFLLLSGGNTR; this is translated from the coding sequence ATGCCCTTGTTCATGGCTTTGTCAGGTTTGTTTGCTAGGAGGGCGTATCAGGGTTCTTTTAAGGATTTCTTGGTGAAGCGGGGTCGGCAAGTGCTTTTGCCCTGTTCCTTATGGAGCTTGATAATCTACATTGTATTGGCCTTTTTGGATGGAGACATACATATCCATGGGATCAGATCGTTCGCTGTCAATACCTTGTGGTTCTTGAAGAGTGTTTTTGTATGCGGGCTCTTAGGTTTCGTGGCATTTAAGCTGCAAGGAAAACGAGTCCTATGGGTCACCTTCTCTCTTTTGCTGAGTCAAGTGACATTGGTTTGGAATGTGTTTATCATGTATCCTTGTTTCTTTTTCGGTATCGGTGTCTTTAGCTATTTGTCCGAGATCATGCGATTCAAGGGGTGGGCGCTGACCATATCGGGTTTACTTTTTGTGGCATCATCGTTGTATGTTGCTTTCACGCCTGATTTTTGGGTAAGGAATCAAGAGATTTGCGAAGCTCTTTTCTCAGGAACGTTGTCGCTGACGGAGAATGCGCTCTTTTTATTGGAGGTGATTTTCAAGAGGTATTTTCAGCTTTTTATCGGATTGTCGGGCTCGCTGTTTTTTATCACCCTTTTTATTGGTTGTGCACTGATGCGCACGATGCCTGTTCCCTTTCTTTTGCTAAGTGGAGGCAATACACGTTAG
- a CDS encoding EpsG family protein, whose product MLFTYIIYNAILLFVLWFGYLVKISSTRHTEYFYRTIVFLSIVIPASIRKGIGTDYWAYVGLYDWYRTNSDEHEIGFQLLGKLMNTFGFNHQIFIAVLAILAFAPICYYVPKRKFYPFIVFYFFLLFPSCMSTSRQAIAVSLITCGLFALYKERGRLKYTLCTILAFLIHFSSVLYFPLLFLKNIRLSVTKVYLFFCVILLAVSGTELIDRLFSHPLFIDSTYGVYAENVYNREASVGTGLGIIANLIIPFLFLLLNRKISAGYSHVAFFAILDMLYIGSYLLAAKIHIFGRLMGCFAFVPAFLVDPVCKVLAPKYQKLILFLFFLIYLILYEKTITDSQVYLGSGLGISPYTTIFD is encoded by the coding sequence ATGTTATTTACTTATATAATATATAATGCGATACTTTTGTTTGTATTATGGTTTGGGTATCTCGTGAAGATATCATCCACCCGGCACACTGAGTACTTTTATAGGACGATTGTATTTTTATCTATCGTAATACCGGCCTCTATCCGTAAAGGGATAGGTACTGATTATTGGGCTTATGTAGGACTATATGATTGGTATAGGACGAATAGTGATGAGCATGAAATAGGTTTTCAGCTGTTGGGGAAATTGATGAATACATTTGGGTTTAACCATCAAATATTTATAGCTGTTTTGGCTATTTTGGCTTTTGCGCCGATTTGCTATTATGTTCCCAAAAGGAAGTTTTATCCGTTTATTGTCTTTTACTTTTTCCTATTGTTCCCAAGTTGTATGAGTACTAGTCGGCAAGCGATTGCGGTTTCGTTAATAACCTGTGGCCTGTTTGCTTTATATAAGGAAAGAGGTAGATTAAAGTATACGCTGTGTACCATCCTCGCATTTTTGATTCACTTTTCATCGGTTCTTTATTTTCCTCTTTTATTCTTGAAAAATATTAGACTATCTGTTACCAAAGTTTATTTATTTTTTTGCGTGATATTATTGGCCGTGTCTGGAACGGAGTTGATTGATCGTTTATTCTCACACCCATTATTTATAGATTCTACGTATGGAGTGTATGCTGAGAATGTTTATAATAGAGAGGCTAGTGTTGGTACTGGGCTGGGGATCATCGCTAATTTGATAATTCCTTTTTTATTCCTTTTGTTAAATCGTAAAATATCTGCTGGATATAGTCATGTAGCATTTTTTGCCATATTGGATATGCTATATATCGGAAGCTATTTGTTGGCTGCAAAAATTCACATTTTTGGCCGTTTGATGGGATGCTTTGCCTTTGTTCCCGCATTTTTGGTAGATCCAGTATGTAAGGTTTTGGCTCCGAAGTATCAGAAGTTAATCTTGTTCCTTTTTTTCCTAATCTATTTGATCTTGTATGAGAAGACTATTACGGATAGTCAGGTTTACTTAGGCAGTGGATTGGGTATTTCTCCTTACACTACGATATTTGATTAA
- a CDS encoding lipopolysaccharide biosynthesis protein has product MNKYKRLGKNSLLVFVGSIGSKLLAILMLPFYTAWLSVESYGDVDLVSTYVSLIMGIVTLCVTDAIFRFPQGKGREEQRILFSSGLAVVSLSLVLFGGLYYGLLKWATGVRWGVFDAYAGYIYTLLIFSFLQLYLQQFSRSIDRMSVFVMSGVILTFVIALSSLLLVPKWGVDGYLISQLIGFAASISYTSFSMRIDRYLSYSSISVSAMKEMLSYSIPMIPNATLWWILGTSNRLFLEHYHSTDLVGIFAVSNRFPSIITMVFNTFFLSWQISVLEEFEKPGFRIFYNRIMRLCFVLLLLVEFLLSLSSYWLIRFFADEAYLDAWRYIPFLGLAAVFSSFSTLMGTMFMATKNTRYFLTTSLWGGLLCLGMNLLLIPLYGIMGATVSLLIAHFIILYLRIIKSDKYVYLEGKGDYLSQIALLLGAIIGILFLDAWSLRLMSFSLFFALFILLNKGFVKEVLDSLVNIIRK; this is encoded by the coding sequence ATGAATAAATACAAACGGTTAGGGAAAAATAGTTTATTGGTATTTGTGGGTTCAATAGGTAGTAAGCTATTGGCTATCTTAATGCTTCCTTTTTATACGGCATGGCTTTCTGTGGAGAGTTACGGGGATGTCGATTTGGTGAGTACCTATGTCTCTTTGATCATGGGGATAGTGACCTTGTGTGTGACTGATGCCATTTTCCGGTTTCCACAAGGAAAGGGCCGTGAGGAGCAACGGATACTCTTCTCTTCTGGATTGGCGGTCGTTTCGCTTTCCCTTGTCTTATTTGGGGGGCTCTATTATGGCTTACTTAAATGGGCTACGGGAGTACGATGGGGGGTATTTGACGCCTATGCTGGATATATCTATACGTTGTTGATCTTTAGTTTCTTGCAATTGTATCTTCAGCAATTCTCAAGAAGTATAGATCGGATGTCTGTCTTTGTAATGTCTGGAGTCATCCTGACGTTTGTTATAGCGCTCTCTTCGTTATTGTTGGTTCCCAAATGGGGGGTAGACGGTTATCTGATCTCCCAATTGATTGGTTTTGCAGCTTCGATTTCCTATACATCCTTTTCTATGCGCATAGATCGTTATTTGTCTTATTCCTCGATCTCTGTATCTGCAATGAAAGAGATGTTATCCTATTCAATTCCTATGATACCAAATGCCACGCTTTGGTGGATATTGGGTACATCCAATCGGTTGTTCCTGGAACATTACCATTCGACTGACTTGGTTGGGATCTTCGCCGTTTCCAATCGTTTTCCCTCGATTATAACTATGGTGTTCAATACCTTTTTCCTTTCGTGGCAGATTTCTGTACTGGAAGAATTTGAGAAGCCCGGGTTCCGTATATTTTATAATCGTATCATGAGACTGTGTTTTGTCTTGTTACTATTGGTGGAGTTCCTCCTTAGTTTGTCAAGCTATTGGTTGATCCGTTTCTTTGCGGACGAAGCCTATCTCGACGCTTGGCGATATATCCCCTTCTTGGGACTCGCTGCGGTTTTCTCCTCTTTCTCTACGCTGATGGGGACGATGTTTATGGCAACCAAAAATACACGCTATTTTCTTACTACAAGCCTTTGGGGTGGTCTGTTGTGTCTTGGAATGAATCTTTTGCTGATACCTTTATATGGGATTATGGGGGCTACTGTCTCCTTGTTGATCGCACATTTTATCATCTTGTATTTGAGAATTATAAAGTCAGATAAATACGTTTATCTAGAGGGCAAAGGTGATTATTTATCTCAAATAGCACTCCTATTGGGGGCTATCATAGGAATCCTGTTTTTGGATGCCTGGTCTTTGAGGCTCATGTCATTCTCTCTCTTTTTCGCTTTGTTCATACTGTTGAACAAGGGTTTTGTAAAAGAGGTATTGGATAGTTTGGTTAATATAATAAGAAAATAA
- a CDS encoding stealth family protein encodes MIDIVLLWVDGNDPVWQAEYAKYAPCVKGDKREVRFRDWNNLRFLFRGIEKYAPWVGKVHFVTCGHAPEWLNLEAPKLHFVKHADFIPAEYLPTFNCNPIEMNIHRIKGLSDHFIYFNDDTFLIDHVVEERFFRDGLPCDIAALNAMQPNNSGIDHIICNDLIVINKYFPKKDLLKRHLGKWLNVRYASQWYRTLVLWPWSLHTGFVDPHMPNAYLKSTFERVWELEPKLLRETSASRFRDITNVNQYLMRYWRLCSGEFSPYNVWKDSEYVAIQNDNLDYISDLIRNQRKRVICLNDSDLTVDFEKAKLSLISAFESLLPEKSSFEK; translated from the coding sequence ATGATAGACATAGTTTTACTATGGGTAGACGGGAATGATCCTGTCTGGCAGGCGGAGTATGCGAAGTATGCTCCTTGTGTGAAAGGTGATAAGAGAGAAGTCCGTTTCCGGGATTGGAATAATCTAAGGTTCTTGTTTCGGGGTATCGAGAAATATGCGCCGTGGGTTGGGAAAGTTCATTTTGTGACATGTGGGCATGCCCCGGAATGGTTGAACTTAGAAGCACCCAAGCTACATTTTGTCAAACATGCGGATTTCATTCCGGCGGAATATCTTCCTACATTCAATTGTAATCCCATAGAGATGAATATTCACCGGATCAAGGGATTATCTGATCATTTCATCTATTTTAATGATGATACGTTCTTGATCGATCATGTCGTGGAAGAGCGGTTCTTCCGTGACGGGTTACCCTGCGACATCGCAGCTCTAAACGCAATGCAGCCTAATAATAGTGGAATAGATCATATCATTTGTAATGATTTGATAGTGATCAATAAGTATTTTCCCAAGAAGGACTTGCTTAAGAGGCATCTAGGGAAATGGCTGAACGTGAGGTATGCCAGCCAATGGTATCGAACATTGGTTTTATGGCCTTGGAGCTTGCATACAGGCTTTGTCGATCCTCACATGCCTAACGCCTACTTGAAGTCTACTTTCGAGCGAGTTTGGGAGTTGGAGCCGAAGTTGTTGCGAGAGACCTCCGCGTCTCGGTTCCGTGACATTACGAATGTAAATCAATATCTCATGCGGTATTGGAGGCTTTGTTCCGGAGAGTTCTCTCCTTACAATGTTTGGAAGGACTCAGAATATGTTGCGATACAAAACGATAATTTGGACTATATATCAGATTTGATACGCAACCAGCGCAAACGAGTGATTTGTTTGAACGATTCAGACTTGACAGTTGACTTTGAAAAGGCTAAGCTCTCATTGATTAGCGCTTTTGAATCGCTCCTTCCAGAGAAAAGCTCGTTTGAGAAGTGA
- a CDS encoding polysaccharide deacetylase family protein encodes MLNRKLRPFIYGLCYYLGILSFFYRINRKKQRILVFHHIIPDEYMNNSFEQAIVCTSRSRFDWMMSIVNKRFEVTTELGRSGSVIITFDDGYRAALIADEVLAKRTNNAYFFMPISNVGSSMPLWIDRIMAWFAYVPEGEYMIANRKVRIGDSLSRQLAFSSLIDTLYEKYDKDSIIEMLGVTYPYEALPIDPAYFDLRFKGLTEEELLMLKRKGHKIGGHSVCHDILSMLNERELRLDFEACSERVGHLYNTDLFAYPYGHKRDVTPRVIKECAQSAFAFAVMNEYNAEASEYSLSRMNISHYYSRFEIEASLSGFTQWLKKWLR; translated from the coding sequence ATGCTGAATAGAAAATTGCGGCCTTTTATTTATGGATTGTGTTATTATCTCGGTATCCTCTCCTTCTTTTACCGGATAAACAGGAAGAAGCAGCGTATCCTTGTTTTCCATCATATTATACCAGATGAATATATGAATAATAGTTTTGAGCAAGCGATTGTTTGTACGTCTCGTTCACGGTTTGATTGGATGATGTCGATAGTCAATAAGCGTTTTGAGGTGACTACCGAGCTGGGGCGGTCCGGTTCTGTCATCATCACTTTCGATGATGGTTATCGGGCAGCATTAATAGCGGATGAGGTATTGGCGAAAAGAACTAATAACGCCTATTTTTTTATGCCTATCTCAAATGTCGGTTCTTCCATGCCTTTGTGGATTGATCGGATTATGGCGTGGTTCGCTTACGTGCCCGAAGGAGAGTATATGATTGCGAACCGAAAGGTACGGATCGGAGATTCGTTAAGCAGGCAGCTGGCGTTCTCTTCTTTGATTGATACGTTGTATGAGAAATACGATAAAGATTCTATTATTGAGATGTTGGGAGTGACTTATCCTTACGAAGCGCTACCGATTGATCCCGCTTATTTTGACCTCCGCTTTAAGGGGCTGACCGAAGAGGAGCTTTTGATGTTGAAACGGAAAGGACATAAGATCGGAGGGCATTCCGTGTGCCATGATATATTATCAATGCTTAATGAACGGGAGTTGCGATTGGACTTTGAGGCTTGTTCCGAGCGGGTAGGACATTTGTATAACACGGATTTGTTCGCCTATCCTTATGGTCATAAGCGGGACGTGACCCCCCGTGTCATCAAAGAATGCGCACAATCCGCTTTCGCTTTTGCCGTGATGAATGAATATAACGCTGAGGCTTCCGAGTACTCGCTGTCGCGTATGAATATTAGCCATTATTACTCCCGCTTTGAGATAGAGGCCTCCTTGTCCGGATTTACTCAATGGTTGAAAAAATGGTTGAGATAA
- a CDS encoding BT4734/BF3469 family protein, with product MKESIFSFFNAPITNQVPNGVVCVSQLYAYITTSEWLRERTDQVRAASGDEKRFRRLKQSLLPYVTPAGIFSYRKEDHLLVPSGEFVIDIDHLSSPEEAICWRDTLFADERLRPDLSFVSPSTTGIKLLVPYRLSIKKTVEESFDEAVRFAWEYLEWKYGLKADATNADLSRACFLCHDPSARLGDRNR from the coding sequence ATGAAAGAGTCTATCTTTTCCTTTTTCAACGCCCCCATCACCAATCAAGTACCGAACGGGGTCGTCTGTGTCAGTCAATTGTACGCCTATATCACCACCAGCGAGTGGCTGCGTGAGCGTACCGATCAGGTACGTGCCGCATCGGGCGACGAGAAACGGTTCAGGCGGCTGAAACAGAGTTTGCTACCCTATGTCACGCCCGCCGGTATCTTCTCCTACCGCAAGGAAGATCACTTGCTCGTGCCCTCGGGCGAGTTCGTCATCGACATCGATCACCTTTCCTCACCCGAAGAGGCGATCTGTTGGAGGGACACGCTGTTCGCCGATGAGCGGCTACGCCCCGATCTCTCCTTCGTGAGTCCCAGTACCACGGGAATCAAGCTCCTCGTACCCTATCGCCTGTCGATCAAGAAAACCGTAGAGGAGTCTTTCGATGAGGCGGTACGATTCGCTTGGGAATATCTTGAGTGGAAATACGGGCTGAAAGCTGATGCCACGAACGCAGACCTCTCACGGGCTTGCTTCCTTTGCCACGATCCCTCAGCGAGGCTAGGAGACCGGAATCGTTGA